The DNA segment ATTGAAATAAAGAAGAATTCAGTTGTTAAATCAGAATCAAAGAAAAACAAATACATCTAAATACACTTTATTAATGAATATGATCTGCTTCATTATGGTTTTGACTATTGTGCCCATGAGCAATACCTAGTTCATGCAACCTTGCATGTTCTTTAATAGTGTCTCTTAACTTGTATGAAGATGGTCCAACTGTAGTATATATTCCATATCCTATTGAACCGAAAAGTAGTAATCCAATACTCCCTAAAAGTAAAAATAATGTTGGATCTTTAGTTACACCTACCATTTTTTGAATTTAAAAACTCTCATAAACATAGTTATTTTACTAAAAAGATTCAAGTTCAAAATTTATAAAATAAGGAGGCAAATTTTAATTAAAAATATAAAGAATAAATGTTTAAAATGTAAATAATTACTGTAATCTAAAATTAATTATCACACAAATATCAATTAAAAATATTTTTAAAGGTATCTTAAATTACAAACTAGTGTTGGGAAACATTCAAATCAATTGATATTAAAGAGTTACATCTAACATTAAAAATTTGACAGTTGGTATAAACTAATTAGCAAT comes from the Prochlorococcus marinus str. MIT 9515 genome and includes:
- the psbN gene encoding photosystem II reaction center protein PsbN, which translates into the protein MVGVTKDPTLFLLLGSIGLLLFGSIGYGIYTTVGPSSYKLRDTIKEHARLHELGIAHGHNSQNHNEADHIH